One genomic segment of Novisyntrophococcus fermenticellae includes these proteins:
- a CDS encoding superoxide dismutase gives MYTQYKLPYSYDALDPHIDALTMETHYSKHHATYTKNLNDAVAKAGMDKNIENLLSSLWDIKDNSLRQTLRNNGGGFFNHNLYFSTISPNGGGEPAGAFANLIHDEFGSFSAFQEKLSSLAVGQFGSGWAWLSANSDGRLRLSSSPNQDNPLMEDWGYVPILGIDVWEHAYYLKYKNVRADYVKAFYNVIDWKAVADNYERVKDSNLA, from the coding sequence ATGTATACACAATATAAACTACCCTATTCCTATGATGCACTGGATCCGCATATCGATGCGCTGACGATGGAAACCCACTACTCCAAACACCACGCCACTTACACCAAAAATCTGAACGACGCAGTGGCAAAGGCGGGTATGGATAAAAATATTGAAAACTTATTATCCTCACTGTGGGATATTAAGGACAATTCATTACGCCAGACCCTCCGGAACAACGGCGGTGGATTCTTTAACCACAATCTTTATTTCTCCACCATCAGCCCGAATGGCGGCGGAGAACCCGCAGGTGCCTTTGCAAATCTGATCCATGATGAGTTTGGAAGTTTTTCAGCTTTCCAGGAAAAGCTGAGCAGCCTGGCTGTCGGCCAGTTTGGCTCCGGATGGGCCTGGCTGTCTGCCAACTCCGATGGGAGACTCAGGCTCTCCTCCAGTCCCAACCAGGATAATCCTCTGATGGAGGACTGGGGATATGTTCCGATTCTGGGAATTGATGTCTGGGAACATGCTTATTATCTGAAATATAAAAATGTCCGTGCCGACTATGTGAAAGCATTTTATAATGTTATCGACTGGAAGGCTGTAGCGGATAATTATGAACGTGTAAAAGACAGTAATCTGGCTTAA